The following proteins are encoded in a genomic region of Corylus avellana chromosome ca4, CavTom2PMs-1.0:
- the LOC132178513 gene encoding caffeoyl-CoA O-methyltransferase 1: MATTGEGNQNQAGRHQEVGHKSLLQSDALYQYILETSVYPKEPEPMKELREVTAKHPWNIMTTSADEGQFLNMLLKLINAKNTMEIGVYTGYSLLATALAIPDDGKILAMDINRENYELGLPTIQKAGVAHKIDFREGPALPLLDQLIGDEKNHGSYDFIFVDADKDNYLNYHKRLIELVKVGGVIGYDNTLWNGSVVAPPDAPLRKYVRYYRDFVLELNKALAADPRIEICMLPVGDGITLCRRIK, encoded by the exons ATGGCTACCACCGGAGAAGGAAACCAAAACCAAGCCGGGAGGCACCAGGAAGTCGGTCACAAGAGCCTTTTGCAGAGTGATGCTCTTTACCAG TATATATTGGAGACCAGTGTGTACCCAAAAGAACCAGAACCCATGAAGGAGCTCAGAGAGGTCACAGCCAAACATCCATG GAACATCATGACAACCTCAGCTGATGAAGGGCAATTCTTGAACATGCTCCTCAAACTCATCAATGCCAAGAACACCATGGAGATCGGTGTCTACACAGGCTACTCCCTCCTCGCCACAGCCCTTGCTATTCCTGACGATGGAAAG ATCTTGGCCATGGACATCAACAGAGAAAACTATGAGCTTGGCCTGCCGACCATCCAAAAAGCCGGCGTTGCCCACAAGATCGACTTCAGAGAAGGCCCTGCTCTCCCACTTCTTGACCAATTGATTGGAGAT GAGAAGAACCATGGGTCATATGATTTCATTTTTGTGGACGCCGACAAGGACAACTACCTCAACTACCATAAGAGGTTGATTGAGCTTGTCAAGGTAGGGGGAGTGATCGGCTACGACAACACTCTCTGGAACGGCTCTGTCGTGGCGCCTCCTGATGCGCCGCTTCGTAAGTACGTCAGGTACTACAGGGACTTCGTGTTGGAGCTCAACAAGGCACTTGCTGCCGACCCCAGGATTGAGATCTGCATGCTTCCTGTTGGTGATGGGATCACTCTCTGCCGTCGGATCAAATGA